In Methanofervidicoccus abyssi, the following proteins share a genomic window:
- a CDS encoding Tfx family DNA-binding protein, whose translation MESFLTDTQIKVLKLRRKGLTLEEIANLMNTTKANICMIEKRARENIEKSKNTLRIYESIIAPLRLTVKEGTDVFQIPKIVYEESNKLNIHVKYNSLELIDLIYRNMKDNIEKRIVKKPFVVSVLEDGDISLLDCKTLHEM comes from the coding sequence ATGGAATCTTTCCTAACAGATACCCAAATAAAGGTATTGAAACTACGGAGGAAAGGTCTAACCTTGGAGGAGATAGCCAATTTAATGAATACTACCAAGGCAAATATATGTATGATAGAGAAAAGAGCTAGGGAGAATATTGAGAAATCAAAAAATACCTTGAGGATATACGAAAGTATAATTGCACCTCTAAGATTGACTGTTAAAGAAGGCACAGATGTATTTCAAATCCCCAAAATAGTATACGAAGAATCCAATAAGTTGAATATCCATGTAAAATATAACTCTTTGGAGTTGATAGATCTCATCTATAGAAATATGAAAGATAATATAGAAAAAAGAATTGTTAAAAAACCTTTTGTTGTAAGCGTCTTGGAAGATGGAGATATTTCTCTCCTAGATTGTAAAACTCTACATGAGATGTGA
- the hypA gene encoding hydrogenase maturation nickel metallochaperone HypA, translating into MHELSYATSMLNTILDTVKNHNFKNVKRVSKINLEIGELTFINVEQLKFAFEVISKSTICEGAEIEVKFIKPYIVCNHCGYRGELDTVDDVIISCPKCGSPSLKIEGGKEFNIKNITVEFEEE; encoded by the coding sequence ATGCACGAGTTATCCTATGCCACTTCGATGTTAAATACTATCTTAGATACAGTAAAAAACCACAATTTCAAAAATGTCAAAAGAGTAAGTAAGATAAATCTGGAGATTGGAGAGTTAACATTTATAAACGTGGAGCAGTTGAAGTTCGCCTTCGAGGTGATCTCCAAATCTACCATATGTGAAGGGGCCGAGATAGAGGTAAAGTTTATAAAGCCTTATATAGTATGTAATCACTGTGGATATAGAGGAGAATTGGATACTGTAGATGACGTTATTATAAGTTGTCCAAAATGTGGCAGTCCGTCATTGAAGATAGAAGGAGGTAAGGAATTCAACATAAAGAATATAACTGTTGAGTTTGAAGAGGAGTAA
- a CDS encoding AtpZ/AtpI family protein encodes MRFEYFQLAYEFVLYIVIGISVGYILYQRYNNGVFVVVGFLLGVLWAFLSILRFIRKKSFDQAHNFLTYSKNKNSNNDNKIRVKNP; translated from the coding sequence ATGAGATTTGAATACTTCCAACTGGCCTACGAATTTGTTTTATATATAGTGATAGGTATATCTGTTGGATATATTCTATATCAAAGGTATAATAACGGTGTCTTTGTAGTAGTAGGGTTTCTATTGGGAGTACTTTGGGCATTCTTAAGTATATTGAGATTTATAAGAAAAAAATCTTTTGACCAAGCACATAATTTTTTAACCTATAGCAAAAATAAAAACAGTAATAACGATAATAAAATAAGAGTAAAAAATCCCTAA
- a CDS encoding RNA-guided pseudouridylation complex pseudouridine synthase subunit Cbf5: MTLDLITLEEAETNYNYGYHPYKRPIENLLKNGIVVIDKPSGPTSHEVALWVKKILNINLAGHGGTLDPKVTGVLPVALENSTKCIRLWHALPKEYICLMHLHRDAKEEDIHRVFKEFTGRIIQRPPLKSAVKRNPRIRKIYDMEILEIDGRDILFKVRCQSGTYIRTLARNIGEALGTSAHMQELRRIKSGPFTEDEAVYLQDLKDAYIFWQEDGDEEDLRKIVKPLEYGLQHLKKVVVKDSAVDAICHGADVYLSGISKISKGIGVGEVVVVETLKGEAVAIGKSLLSTKDILKIRKEGKKYTNPVVDTERVLMKRGTYPKIWRGKR, from the coding sequence ATGACTTTGGATCTCATAACCTTAGAGGAAGCAGAGACTAACTACAACTATGGATATCATCCTTATAAAAGACCTATTGAGAATCTTTTGAAAAATGGTATCGTAGTTATAGACAAACCTTCTGGACCCACATCTCATGAGGTAGCTCTCTGGGTGAAGAAGATATTAAATATAAACCTTGCAGGACATGGAGGAACACTCGATCCTAAGGTTACCGGCGTATTACCTGTGGCATTGGAGAACTCTACAAAATGTATTCGACTCTGGCACGCCCTTCCAAAGGAGTATATATGTTTGATGCACCTCCACAGGGATGCAAAGGAAGAAGACATCCACAGAGTATTTAAAGAATTCACTGGGAGAATAATTCAAAGACCTCCTTTGAAATCTGCTGTAAAGAGAAACCCGAGGATAAGGAAGATATACGATATGGAGATATTGGAAATAGATGGAAGGGATATTCTATTTAAGGTGAGATGTCAATCTGGAACTTACATTAGGACCCTTGCAAGGAACATTGGAGAGGCCTTAGGTACTTCTGCCCATATGCAGGAACTCCGGAGAATAAAAAGTGGCCCATTTACAGAAGATGAGGCTGTATATCTCCAAGATCTAAAGGATGCCTATATATTTTGGCAGGAGGATGGAGATGAGGAAGACCTTAGGAAGATAGTTAAGCCTCTAGAGTATGGACTCCAACATCTGAAGAAGGTGGTAGTAAAAGACAGTGCAGTAGATGCTATATGTCATGGTGCAGATGTCTATCTAAGTGGCATCTCTAAGATCAGTAAAGGGATTGGAGTTGGGGAAGTTGTAGTGGTAGAAACCTTAAAAGGAGAGGCTGTGGCGATAGGAAAGTCACTACTAAGCACGAAGGATATATTAAAGATTAGAAAAGAAGGTAAGAAATACACCAACCCAGTGGTAGATACAGAAAGAGTATTGATGAAGAGAGGTACCTATCCGAAGATATGGAGGGGAAAAAGGTAA
- a CDS encoding KH domain-containing protein → MMIGKNIEVVKIPKERIGVLIGKKGEVKKKIEKELGVQIKINQDGEVTISSTEDTKDPLALWKGRDIVKAIGRGFNPEKALKLLSDDYVLEIIDISDYANTSNALRRLKGRVIGSGGKSRRYIEDLTDTYVSVYGKTVAILGEYEPVQVAKEAVNMILRGSSHAKMYKFLESHRRELKRRNMELWKKN, encoded by the coding sequence ATGATGATAGGTAAGAATATAGAAGTTGTAAAAATACCAAAAGAAAGGATTGGGGTGTTAATTGGAAAAAAAGGAGAGGTAAAAAAGAAGATAGAGAAAGAATTGGGAGTTCAAATTAAAATTAACCAGGATGGAGAAGTAACTATCTCCTCAACGGAGGATACTAAGGATCCACTGGCTCTATGGAAGGGAAGGGATATTGTAAAGGCGATAGGAAGAGGTTTTAACCCAGAAAAGGCTCTAAAATTACTATCAGATGACTACGTCCTTGAGATCATAGACATATCAGATTATGCAAATACCTCTAACGCCCTTAGAAGACTCAAAGGTAGAGTTATAGGTAGTGGCGGAAAATCGAGAAGATACATAGAGGATCTGACAGATACCTACGTATCAGTTTATGGAAAGACTGTGGCGATATTGGGGGAGTACGAACCTGTCCAGGTAGCCAAGGAAGCTGTCAATATGATTCTCAGGGGATCTTCTCATGCAAAGATGTACAAATTCTTGGAGAGTCATAGAAGAGAGTTAAAGAGAAGAAATATGGAACTTTGGAAAAAGAATTAA
- a CDS encoding MJ0548 connectase family domain-containing protein: protein MSIVIGYYGNNGAVIGGDKRNIIFRGDPKKREELEKKLYSGKIKDEEELKKVAEELGVKVYIEDERVKVKKINNTLVGEVRSIGADSRRRRMYLTKGMCVIVDILNDDVIGKSVKRGNGVIIFGNKHLKEIARKELRKYMYDFTRMGIGEVKDVIEGVLKRCCRGPTSSKDFDILYIDEGEKDLEKVIEEDLEELRRYREELRQKMIDFRKVLAIVDKIENNGEVGIIKDGKLVLNEDHLAIDKICPNPRQFREIEIEGDVEDGDIVVIENGTLKVKGKDAILKTNYIICRK from the coding sequence ATGAGTATTGTAATAGGATATTACGGAAATAACGGTGCTGTGATTGGGGGAGACAAGAGAAACATTATATTCAGAGGTGATCCTAAGAAAAGAGAGGAGTTGGAGAAAAAACTATACTCTGGAAAGATTAAAGATGAGGAAGAGTTAAAGAAGGTTGCTGAGGAGTTAGGAGTTAAAGTGTATATAGAAGATGAAAGAGTTAAAGTGAAGAAGATAAACAACACGTTAGTTGGGGAGGTTAGATCTATAGGCGCAGATTCACGTAGGAGGAGAATGTATTTAACTAAGGGAATGTGTGTTATTGTGGATATACTAAATGACGATGTTATAGGTAAGTCTGTAAAGAGAGGTAATGGTGTTATTATCTTTGGAAATAAACATTTGAAAGAGATAGCCAGAAAGGAATTGAGAAAATACATGTACGACTTTACCAGGATGGGTATTGGGGAGGTGAAGGATGTTATCGAGGGAGTATTAAAGAGATGTTGTAGAGGTCCAACGTCTTCCAAGGATTTCGATATTTTATATATAGATGAGGGAGAAAAGGATCTGGAGAAGGTTATTGAAGAAGATTTAGAGGAATTAAGGAGGTACAGGGAGGAGTTAAGACAGAAGATGATAGATTTTAGAAAGGTGTTGGCTATCGTGGATAAGATCGAGAACAACGGAGAGGTTGGTATTATAAAAGATGGAAAACTTGTCCTAAATGAGGATCATTTAGCAATAGATAAAATATGTCCAAATCCAAGACAATTTAGAGAGATAGAGATTGAGGGAGATGTGGAAGATGGAGATATAGTAGTGATAGAAAATGGTACCTTGAAGGTAAAAGGCAAGGATGCCATACTTAAGACGAATTATATAATATGCAGAAAGTAA
- the recJ gene encoding single-stranded-DNA-specific exonuclease RecJ, protein MKTSIEFQLRKAVEVLMKNKDGNILVYTHVDTDGITSRVILEELFSRLNIEGEFKFLKQLNMVTVESIPFKEYNLIIFADLGSGQINLINEKIKEYNLWNSRDHSIIILDHHIPAYSKIPDNIIHVNPWNNNLDGGREICGAGVAYKFAKLCNPNYTDLAKYAILGAVGDIQNLGGSFVGMNREILEDAKARGDILEFPDLQFYGKHTRPMFVSIKYFTDVRTDLMNNDSKILNFVKTINRRYNLEIDPREPICNLSFEEKRVIGSEFLSRCNKYVPLSWIKYLPKVIFGMSYEFRGETVMTPLRNLEEFSTCINACSRYEDYVTPLEVLKGDRGKYYSRMLYMLNRHKKNLFRALKYIKDNVEIVQRERFQYFEIEKNKVDEGIVGIVTGMSYSIEDVDWKKPIFAIKEKDNGYKVSGRCPKLLTFAADINLADAISYASMKVGGTGGGHRFACGAYIPHKKDFIKYIENRL, encoded by the coding sequence ATGAAAACTTCCATAGAATTTCAACTAAGAAAAGCCGTTGAAGTACTGATGAAAAACAAGGACGGAAATATACTGGTATACACTCATGTTGATACAGACGGTATTACATCAAGGGTTATCTTAGAGGAGTTATTTAGCAGGTTAAATATAGAGGGGGAATTTAAATTTCTAAAACAACTTAATATGGTGACAGTGGAGAGTATTCCTTTTAAAGAATACAACTTAATAATCTTTGCAGATTTAGGTAGTGGGCAGATTAACCTTATAAATGAAAAGATAAAGGAGTACAACCTATGGAATAGTAGAGATCACAGTATAATTATACTGGATCACCATATACCTGCCTATAGTAAGATCCCTGACAATATAATCCATGTAAATCCCTGGAACAACAACTTAGATGGGGGAAGGGAGATCTGTGGGGCTGGAGTAGCTTATAAATTCGCCAAGCTATGTAATCCTAACTATACAGACCTGGCAAAGTATGCCATATTGGGGGCAGTGGGAGATATTCAAAACTTAGGTGGAAGTTTTGTTGGGATGAATAGAGAGATACTGGAGGATGCTAAAGCTAGAGGAGATATCTTAGAGTTTCCAGATCTTCAATTCTACGGTAAACACACTAGACCTATGTTTGTATCTATAAAATACTTTACAGATGTGAGAACAGACCTTATGAACAATGATTCGAAGATATTGAACTTTGTAAAAACGATAAATAGGAGGTATAACTTAGAGATAGACCCTAGAGAACCTATCTGTAATCTATCCTTTGAGGAGAAGAGAGTTATTGGGAGTGAGTTTCTAAGTAGGTGTAACAAGTACGTCCCCTTATCTTGGATAAAGTATCTTCCCAAGGTAATATTTGGTATGAGTTACGAGTTCAGAGGAGAGACGGTGATGACTCCCCTGAGAAACTTAGAGGAGTTCTCAACATGTATAAATGCCTGCTCCAGGTATGAGGATTATGTGACTCCTTTAGAGGTACTGAAAGGGGATAGGGGAAAGTATTACAGTAGAATGTTATATATGTTGAATAGACATAAAAAGAACCTATTTAGAGCTCTGAAATATATAAAGGATAACGTGGAGATTGTACAGAGAGAGAGATTTCAGTACTTTGAAATAGAGAAAAATAAGGTGGATGAGGGTATAGTTGGTATTGTGACAGGGATGAGTTATTCTATAGAGGACGTAGATTGGAAGAAACCTATCTTCGCCATAAAGGAGAAGGATAATGGATATAAGGTATCTGGAAGATGTCCAAAACTACTAACCTTTGCCGCGGATATCAACCTTGCAGATGCTATAAGTTACGCATCTATGAAGGTAGGAGGTACTGGAGGGGGACATAGATTTGCCTGTGGTGCCTACATACCTCACAAAAAAGATTTCATAAAATATATAGAAAATAGACTTTAA
- the argH gene encoding argininosuccinate lyase: MNKNILRRGRLSNITEKKVMEYTTSLSFDRDIFESDILCDIAHTKMLMEKKIIPEEDARKIIEELIKILKEGIDALDLDPSLEDIHMVIENELIRRLGEDVAGKMHTGRSRNDQVATDIRLTLREKILLILKKLINLEKTLLSMAGKHVETLFVGYTHLQHAQPTTYGHHLLSYVSMLERDIHRLLDAYKRINISPLGCGAMATTGFNIDRKRTMELLGFDGLIENSMDGVSTRDFILEVMADLSILGTNLSKICEELILFSTYEFGVIELSDTYTSTSSIMPQKKNPDVAEIARAKLSTLNGNLVTVLTILKALPNTYNRDLQEVTPHLWNSVYTTLDTIEMVEEMIKTLKVNKNRMKELAEGNYSTATELADVLVRECNISFRTAHGIVGEAVRKSIEEKIDLAEAVEDVLRGYNLKLEREKIEKALDPMENVKVRKVIGGPAPEEVRRAIRSYYSRMEDYEKNVESKIEKIREVKDKLLKLNS; this comes from the coding sequence TTGAACAAAAATATATTAAGAAGAGGACGTCTTTCCAATATTACAGAGAAAAAGGTTATGGAGTATACCACCAGTTTATCCTTCGACAGGGACATATTTGAAAGTGATATCTTATGTGATATTGCCCATACTAAGATGTTGATGGAGAAGAAGATCATCCCAGAAGAAGATGCCAGAAAGATAATAGAAGAACTTATAAAGATACTGAAAGAGGGCATAGATGCCTTAGATCTAGATCCCTCCTTAGAAGATATTCATATGGTAATCGAAAACGAACTTATAAGAAGACTTGGAGAAGATGTTGCAGGGAAGATGCACACCGGTAGAAGTAGAAACGATCAGGTTGCAACAGATATAAGGTTAACATTAAGGGAAAAAATACTCCTTATATTAAAGAAACTTATTAATTTAGAGAAAACTCTACTTTCTATGGCAGGAAAACATGTAGAAACTCTCTTCGTAGGATACACCCATTTACAGCATGCTCAGCCTACAACCTATGGACACCATCTACTAAGTTACGTCTCCATGCTTGAAAGGGATATCCATAGACTACTGGATGCATATAAAAGGATAAATATCTCACCTTTAGGATGTGGAGCCATGGCTACAACAGGTTTCAACATAGATAGAAAAAGAACTATGGAGTTGTTGGGATTTGATGGTCTCATTGAGAACTCCATGGACGGAGTCTCTACAAGGGATTTTATCTTAGAAGTTATGGCAGATCTCTCCATCCTTGGAACTAACCTATCTAAGATATGTGAAGAGTTGATACTTTTCTCCACCTACGAGTTTGGAGTTATAGAGTTGTCAGATACTTACACTTCTACATCTTCAATTATGCCCCAAAAGAAGAACCCAGATGTTGCAGAGATCGCCAGGGCAAAACTTTCTACCTTGAATGGAAACCTTGTCACCGTACTTACCATATTAAAGGCACTTCCAAATACCTACAACAGGGATCTACAGGAAGTAACACCTCATCTCTGGAATAGTGTATATACTACCCTAGATACCATAGAGATGGTAGAAGAGATGATAAAGACATTGAAGGTTAATAAAAATAGAATGAAAGAGTTAGCAGAAGGCAACTACTCCACTGCAACTGAGTTGGCAGATGTCCTTGTAAGGGAGTGTAATATATCCTTTAGAACTGCCCATGGGATAGTAGGAGAGGCTGTCAGAAAATCTATAGAGGAGAAAATAGATCTTGCTGAGGCTGTGGAAGATGTGCTTAGAGGATACAACTTAAAGTTGGAGAGGGAGAAGATAGAGAAGGCATTAGATCCCATGGAAAATGTAAAGGTAAGGAAGGTTATAGGAGGTCCAGCTCCTGAGGAAGTTAGACGGGCTATAAGATCTTACTACAGTAGGATGGAAGATTACGAGAAGAATGTAGAAAGTAAGATAGAGAAGATCAGGGAAGTAAAGGATAAGTTGTTAAAGTTAAATTCTTAG
- a CDS encoding RlmE family RNA methyltransferase: MGRKDKRWILQRKKDLYYQLAKKNKYRSRAVYKLLQLNEKFRIIKEDDIVVDLGCAPGGWLQAARSIVGEGGFVVGVDLQSVKPLGYDNVITIRGDMTKRETLEKITSHLPSKADVVISDASPNITGVWDVDHSKSVELTTVSLILATKLLKKDGNFVVKVFQGNLFNNYVDLVRNYFKKVYISKPRASRESSAEVYVIGKGFLGKTFDMNIESPVLTLVKECPLCKDELEERREKNRYKSRGVKLTVEGEKGSLIKKIKKMRKTVKSLQTI, from the coding sequence ATGGGAAGAAAGGATAAAAGATGGATACTCCAGAGAAAGAAAGATCTATACTATCAACTTGCAAAGAAAAACAAGTACCGTTCCAGGGCAGTATATAAACTCCTACAGTTGAATGAAAAGTTCAGGATTATAAAGGAAGACGATATTGTTGTTGATTTAGGATGTGCTCCAGGAGGATGGTTACAGGCTGCAAGATCTATAGTAGGAGAGGGAGGATTTGTAGTAGGTGTGGATCTCCAGAGTGTTAAACCACTAGGTTACGATAACGTGATCACTATCAGAGGAGATATGACTAAGAGAGAGACTTTGGAGAAGATAACCTCCCATCTACCTTCCAAGGCAGATGTTGTGATATCAGATGCTTCCCCAAATATAACCGGAGTTTGGGACGTGGATCACAGTAAGTCTGTAGAGCTTACCACAGTGTCTCTTATATTGGCCACTAAACTTTTAAAGAAGGATGGTAATTTCGTAGTTAAGGTCTTCCAAGGCAATCTATTTAACAATTATGTGGATCTTGTTAGGAATTACTTTAAAAAGGTTTATATCAGTAAACCAAGGGCATCAAGGGAGAGTAGTGCAGAGGTGTATGTAATTGGGAAGGGATTTTTGGGAAAAACTTTCGATATGAATATAGAATCCCCCGTATTAACCTTAGTTAAAGAATGTCCACTTTGTAAGGATGAATTAGAGGAAAGGAGAGAGAAAAATAGATATAAAAGCAGAGGTGTAAAACTTACAGTGGAAGGTGAAAAGGGATCCTTGATAAAAAAGATAAAGAAGATGAGAAAAACGGTTAAGTCCTTACAAACTATATAA
- a CDS encoding S-methyl-5'-thioinosine phosphorylase: protein MIGIIGGTGLSSVLRMGKEEVINTRYGKVKVLIDRKDGVVLLFRHGLNHSIPPHRINYRANIYALKILGVERILSINSVGSLKEHIKPGTFFIPQDFMEFTKNRISTYYDGEDGKVVHIDLSEPYCPEIVDILREILNKRDYQYSEGVYICTEGPRFETKSEIRFYRTLGDVVGMTGYPEVVLAKELGLCYASLCTVTNYAAGISKSKLTVGEVFEIIKKVEKKLVNIVEDFIEYSSSREKNCQCSMALEYGTVK from the coding sequence ATAATAGGTATAATAGGAGGAACAGGATTATCTTCAGTTCTAAGGATGGGTAAAGAGGAAGTAATAAACACAAGATACGGAAAGGTAAAAGTATTGATAGACAGGAAAGATGGAGTAGTGCTACTGTTTAGACATGGTTTGAATCACAGTATTCCGCCCCACAGGATAAACTACAGAGCCAATATATACGCATTGAAGATTTTAGGGGTAGAAAGAATCTTAAGTATAAATTCCGTTGGTTCTTTAAAAGAGCATATTAAACCTGGAACTTTCTTTATACCGCAGGACTTCATGGAATTCACTAAGAATAGAATATCTACCTACTACGACGGTGAAGACGGTAAGGTAGTGCATATAGATCTTTCGGAACCTTACTGTCCAGAGATCGTGGATATCCTAAGGGAGATACTGAATAAGAGGGATTATCAGTACAGTGAAGGAGTATATATCTGTACAGAGGGACCAAGGTTTGAGACGAAGTCTGAGATAAGATTCTACAGGACGTTGGGAGATGTTGTGGGTATGACAGGTTATCCTGAAGTGGTACTTGCTAAAGAGTTAGGATTATGCTATGCTTCACTCTGTACCGTGACAAACTACGCTGCGGGGATATCTAAAAGTAAACTAACTGTAGGCGAGGTTTTTGAAATTATAAAGAAGGTAGAAAAGAAGTTAGTAAATATAGTGGAGGATTTTATAGAGTACTCCTCCAGTAGGGAAAAAAATTGCCAATGCTCAATGGCTTTGGAGTACGGTACTGTTAAATAG
- a CDS encoding L-threonylcarbamoyladenylate synthase produces MVKVLKIRTLEELKRHFHYIKKIILEGKVFICGTDTLYGLCANALDESALEKVYSIKERERGKPVSIFLRSTEDIKRYAYLDDTGRKIVERFLPGPLTIVLKKKDIIPDALSKDYVGIRVPKSEIVRELSIVPLTATSANISRERPPTSFEEIDDRIKERVDLIIDTGVCPYRRPSTVIKVVDGKVELIREGAVDFGEIKKVVEEE; encoded by the coding sequence ATGGTAAAGGTACTTAAGATAAGAACACTTGAGGAGTTGAAGAGACACTTTCACTATATCAAAAAGATCATACTAGAAGGTAAGGTATTCATCTGTGGGACAGATACACTATACGGTTTATGTGCAAATGCCTTAGATGAATCTGCCCTTGAAAAGGTGTATAGTATAAAGGAGAGGGAGAGGGGAAAACCTGTATCTATCTTTCTGAGAAGTACTGAAGATATTAAAAGATACGCTTACCTGGATGACACAGGTAGAAAGATTGTAGAGAGATTTCTTCCTGGCCCTCTGACCATAGTACTGAAGAAAAAAGATATTATTCCAGATGCCCTATCAAAAGATTACGTCGGTATAAGGGTGCCTAAGAGTGAAATAGTAAGGGAACTCTCTATAGTGCCACTAACTGCCACAAGTGCAAATATAAGTAGGGAGAGACCACCAACATCCTTTGAAGAGATAGATGATAGAATAAAAGAGAGAGTAGATTTAATAATAGATACGGGGGTATGTCCCTATAGAAGACCCTCTACTGTAATCAAGGTTGTAGATGGTAAGGTGGAACTTATAAGGGAAGGAGCAGTGGATTTCGGGGAGATAAAGAAGGTTGTGGAAGAAGAGTGA